The following are encoded together in the Anopheles nili chromosome 3, idAnoNiliSN_F5_01, whole genome shotgun sequence genome:
- the LOC128723436 gene encoding polypeptide N-acetylgalactosaminyltransferase 2-like has protein sequence MRRNVKVFGIISITWIVVVIYYFQGDYYHNDGNRALRLRSTKTKQLTSDNYNAGGAQHSLQSSNGNSNSNSNSIFSYNSPPMTWDYFDEASYIQKGGLQRGEDPYLRNRFNQQASDGLKSNRELPDTRNAMCRRTGWDDSSSSIAHLPATSVIITFHNEARSTLLRTVVSVLNRSPERLIHEIILVDDYSDFPEDGQELAKIQKVRLIRNSKREGLVRSRVTGAAAASAKVLTFLDSHCECNVNWLEPLLARVAEDPTRVVCPVIDVISMDTFQYIGASADLRGGFDWNLVFKWEYLSNAERKLRQRDPTAPIRTPMIAGGLFVIDKAYFERLGTYDTQMDIWGGENLEISFRVWQCGGSLEIIPCSRVGHVFRKRHPYTFPGGGSGNIFAKNTRRAAEVWMDEYKKYYYAAVPLATNIPFGDIDDRLQLRKDLQCKPFRWYLEHVYPQLSIPDKRINGSVRQGVHCLDSLGNMIGAVVGLYTCHGNGGNQNWILNKKGEMKHHDLCLTLVKFTVNARYNSVLMKYCDDSENQQWHLKDGGLIQHRKINVCLDARHVKERGITAERCNSALESQHWKVVMDVQ, from the exons ATGAGACGCAATGTGAAAGTGTTTGGCATAATTTCCATCACCTGGATCGTGGTGGTCATCTACTACTTCCAGGGTGACTACTATCACAACGATGGAAATCGTGCGTTGCGCTTACGCAGCACTAAAACGAAACAACTTACTTCCGACAACTACAATGCAGGAGGAGCTCAA CATAGTCTCCAGAGCAGCAATGGCAACAGCAATAGCAATAGCAATAGTATTTTTAGCTACAACTCACCGCCAATGACCTGGGACTATTTCGACGAGGCCAGCTATATCCAGAAAGGTGGTCTACAGAGAGGAGAGGATCCATATTTGAGGAATCGCTTCAACCAGCAGGCAAGCGATGGGCTGAAGAGTAACAGGGAGCTGCCGGACACCCGGAATGCGATGTGTCGTCGTACGGGGTGGGacgatagcagcagcagcatcgccCATTTGCCAGCGACCAGCGTGATTATCACGTTCCACAACGAGGCTCGTAGCACGCTTCTCCGCACGGTGGTGAGCGTCCTTAATCGCTCCCCAGAACGATTAATTCACGAAATTATTCTCGTGGATGATTATTCTGACTTCCCCGAGGATGGGCAAGAATTGGCGAAAATCCAAAAGGTGCGCCTCATTCGCAACAGCAAGCGTGAGGGTTTGGTTCGATCTCGAGTAACTGGTGCTGCCGCCGCCTCGGCCAAAGTGCTCACGTTCCTCGACAGTCACTGTGAGTGCAATGTAAACTGGCTTGAACCTCTGCTTGCTCGGGTGGCAGAAGATCCTACGCGTGTCGTGTGTCCTGTGATTGACGTAATCAGCATGGACACGTTCCAGTACATCGGAGCGTCTGCCGATTTACGTGGTGGGTTCGATTGGAATCTCGTGTTTAAATGGGAGTACCTGAGCAACGCCGAACGGAAGTTGAGACAGCGCGATCCTACGGCCCCCATTCGAACGCCCATGATTGCCGGTGGACTGTTTGTCATCGATAAGGCGTACTTCGAGCGACTCGGCACGTATGACACACAGATGGACATCTGGGGAGGTGAGAATTTAGAAATCAGCTTTCGAGTGTGGCAGTGCGGTGGCTCCCTGGAGATCATCCCCTGCAGTCGAGTGGGACATGTATTCCGGAAGCGGCATCCATACACGTTCCCTGGTGGAGGAAGCGGGAATATATTCGCTAAAAACACCCGCCGTGCTGCAGAGGTTTGGATGGATGAGTACAAGAAGTACTACTATGCTGCCGTTCCGTTGGCTACTAACATTCCTTTTGGTGACATCGACGATCGGTTGCAGCTGCGCAAGGATCTACAATGCAAACCATTCCGATGGTATCTGGAGCATGTCTATCCGCAGCTGAGCATACCGGATAAGCGAATCAATGGCAGCGTAAGGCAGGGCGTCCACTGTCTGGATAGTCTGGGAAATATGATCGGTGCAGTGGTCGGGCTGTACACCTGCCACGGAAACGGTGGCAATCAGAACTGGATACTTAACAAAAAGGGCGAAATGAAGCATCATGATCTCTGCCTGACATTGGTTAAATTCACAGTCAACGCGCGTTACAACAGTGTGCTGATGAAGTATTGTGACGATTCGGAGAATCAACAGTGGCATCTTAAGGATGGTGGATTGATACAGCACCGAAAGATAAACGTTTGTCTCGATGCGCGGCACGTTAAAGAACGAGGCATCACAGCCGAACGATGCAATTCTGCACTAGAATCACAGCACTGGAAGGTCGTAATGGATGTGCAATAA
- the LOC128727262 gene encoding probable cytochrome P450 303a1, with protein MWYFVACCIVLLLLWLHLDNLKPINFPPGPKWYPIVGSAFAIMKARNKTGMLCKAVEHIAGDYPDHRGVIGFKIGKDKAVMAVTAESLKEMMNNEDFDGRPTGLFYETRTWGLRRGVLLTDEQFWQEQRRFIVRHLKEFGFARKGMTEIIQNEAAQIRKDFEELIGQGNGTAIVQMQGAFSVYVLNTLWLMMAGIRYSKDNSDLKYLQSLLHELFTNIDMMGALFSHFPYLRFVAPRISGYQQFVEIHECMHKFIGAEVERHQQNFDPNDEPRDLMDVYLRTLHNNNAPSDSFSREQLLAVCLDMFIAGSETTTKTLDFSFLYIVRNPHVMRRIQEEIDEVVGHNRLPALEDRANMPYSEATTLEGLRLFMSNTFGIPHRALKDTKLCGYDIPKDTMLVGMFRGMMLDENLWENPTHFDPERFLKDGKIHIPVQYHPFGVGKHRCMGELMAKSNLFLFLTTTLQSFNLQLPEGASIPSDIPVDGATPSVRKYHVTVSPR; from the exons ATGTGGTATTTCGTGGCATGCTGTATAGTGCTACTGTTGCTATGGCTACATTTGGACAATTTGAAACCAATAAATTTCCCGCCCGGTCCAAAATGGTACCCCATCGTGGGGAGCGCATTTGCCATCATGAAAGCGCGCAACAAAACCGGCATGCTCTGTAAGGCTGTGGAGCACATTGCGGGTGACTATCCGGACCATCGTGGTGTGATTGGCTTTAAAATAGGCAAAGATAAAGCCGTGATGGCGGTCACCGCCGAATCGCTGAAGGAAATGATGAACAACGAGGACTTTGACGGTCGGCCGACGGGTTTGTTCTACGAAACGCGCACGTGGGGACTTCGGCGTGGCGTTCTGCTCACAGACGAGCAGTTCTGGCAGGAACAGCGGCGTTTCATCGTGCGCCATCTGAAGGAGTTTGGATTCGCGCGCAAGGGCATGACGGAAATCATCCAGAACGAAGCGGCCCAGATACGGAAGGACTTCGAGGAGCTGATTGGGCAAGGAAACGGAACAGCGATCGTACAGATGCAGGGCGCCTTCTCCGTGTACGTTCTGAACACGCTCTGGCTGATGATGGCCGGGATACGGTACAGCAAGGATAACAGTGACCTGAAGTATCTGCAATCGCTGCTGCACGAGCTGTTCACCAACATCGACATGATGGGCGCTCTGTTCAGCCATTTTCCGTACCTCAGATTCGTCGCACCCAGAATCTCGGGCTACCAGCAGTTTGTGGAGATTCACGAGTGCATGCACAAGTTTATTGGCGCCGAAGTGGAGCGCCATCAGCAGAATTTCGATCCCAACGATGAACCGCGCGATTTAATGGACGTGTATCTGCGGACGCTTCACAACAACAACGCACCTTCGGACAGCTTTTCCCGCGAGCAGCTGCTGGCTGTTTGTCTGGACATGTTCATTGCTGGCTCtgaaacgacgacgaagacgctCGATTTCTCCTTTCTGTACATTGTGCGTAACCCGCATGTGATGCGTCGCATTCAGGAAGAAATCGATGAAGTCGTTGGCCACAATCGTCTGCCGGCATTGGAGGATCGTGCAAA CATGCCGTACTCTGAAGCAACGACTCTAGAAGGGCTAAGATTGTTCATGTCGAATACTTTTGGTATTCCACATCGAGCACTCAAGGATACTAAACTATGCGGATACGATATCCCCAAG GACACTATGCTCGTTGGCATGTTCCGCGGTATGATGCTGGACGAGAACCTGTGGGAAAATCCGACTCATTTCGATCCGGAACGATTCCTGAAAGACGGCAAAATACACATTCCCGTGCAATACCACCCGTTTGGTGTAGGAAAGCACCGATGCATGGGGGAACTGATGGCCAAAAGCAATCTCTTCCTGTTTCTCACAACCACGCTGCAGTCGTTCAACCTTCAGTTACCGGAGGGAGCTTCCATTCCATCGGACATCCCGGTCGACGGAGCGACTCCCAGCGTCCGCAAATATCACGTCACTGTCTCTCCGCGTTAG
- the LOC128722933 gene encoding uncharacterized protein LOC128722933 gives MTFRSIRLSYITIWNIFLVLPIATSDNDYISGYHRRLHPVNSGSWMSKDTSDKLMKKLNDFIEEQARRRISEHLQRLQAAGSKSISAPAYFGTGEILDEYRPTYTYQLPLNNQIDSSEIVFAVGPSDPRFYDQTTDQGRDSDLDGVGDTDGSFLYDSSEPLVANSNDNRAASASNIRGDRTEQQPPEDYRHPPPPPPIRPKAGKGTLSRNQSKNRAVSSVATTTADQSNSNGVVQQPIEIGTGLGMYLIALIAGVSAAITVALISIGFGWYTLHKRTKAAADVEYPAYGVTGPNRDSTVGITAVAGDRKLAQNAQMYHYQHQKQQIIAMENTTRSAAHSEQPSEDENEEGDYTVYECPGLAPTGEMEVKNPLFLEDGPITGASLQPSISGEGPAVGLIYVEKAVQPLAHNNNNKKSGE, from the exons ATGACCTTCCGTAGTATTCGTTTGTCCTACATCACAATATGGAATATCTTCTTGGTGCTACCTATTGCCACATCCGACAACGACTACATTTCAG GCTACCATCGTCGATTGCATCCGGTCAACTCAGGATCTTGGATGTCGAAAG ACACCAGCGATAAACTGATGAAAAAGCTAAACGATTTCATCGAGGAACAGGCGAGGCGTCGCATCTCGGAACACCTGCAACGGCTGCAGGCCGCAGGAAGCAAGAGCATTTCGGCGCCTGCATACTTCGGCACAGGGGAAATATTGGATGAATACCGCCCGACGTACACGTACCAGCTGCCGCTGAATAATCAGATCGATTCGAGCGAGATCGTCTTTGCCGTGGGTCCAAGTGATCCTCGATTCTATGATCAAACCACCGATCAAGGACGCGATTCCGACCTCGATGGCGTTGGTGACACCGATGGCTCATTTTTGTACGACAGCTCGGAACCGCTCGTTGCGAATTCAAACGACAACCGGGCAGCTTCAGCGTCCAACATAAGAGGAGATCGAACCGAACAGCAACCCCCCGAGGACTATCGCCatccgcctccaccaccgccgatACGCCCCAAAGCCGGCAAAGGAACCCTCTCCCGGAATCAGTCCAAAAACAGAGCAGTTTCTAGCGTAGCTACTACCACAGCGGATCAGAGTAACTCGAACGGGGTTGTCCAGCAACCGATCGAGATCGGTACCGGTCTTGGCATGTACCTGATCGCGCTGATAGCAGGTGTCAGTGCGGCCATCACGGTTGCACTGATTTCGATCGGCTTCGGTTGGTACAC GCTCCACAAAAGGACCAAAGCGGCTGCCGATGTGGAGTATCCGGCGTATGGCGTCACAGGACCCAACCGAGACTCGACCGTAGGCATTACTGCTGTGGCGGGAGATCGAAAACTGGCGCAAAATGCACAAATGTACCACTATCAGCACCAAAAACAGCAGATCATAGCGATGGAGAACACTACGCGCAGTGCTGCTCATTCGGAACAACCTagtgaagatgaaaatgaagaaggcGACTATACTGTTTACGAATGTCCTGGACTTGCACCG ACCGGCGAAATGGAAGTAAAGAACCCGCTTTTCCTAGAGGATGGTCCGATTACTGGCGCTTCCCTGCAGCCTTCGATCAGTGGCGAAGGTCCTGCGGTTGGATTGATTTACGTGGAAAAGGCTGTACAACCACTGGCtcataacaataataataagaaATCG GGAGAATAA